In Tripterygium wilfordii isolate XIE 37 chromosome 23, ASM1340144v1, whole genome shotgun sequence, one genomic interval encodes:
- the LOC119993599 gene encoding protein RRC1-like isoform X4, with product MATKGKESDKKEDDRPKEKEKGKARNIDNFMEELKHEQEMRERRNQEREHWGDGRHSESSAPPSRFDELPDDFDPSGKLPGSFDDGDPQTTNLYVGNLSPTVDENFLLRTFGRFGPIASVKIMWPRTEEEKRRQRNCGFVAFMNRADGQAAKDEMQGVVVYEYELKIGWGKSVALPSQALPAPPPGHMAIRSKEGATVVLSDQSGPPVTSIPNQNSELVLTPNVPDIIVAPPEDEHLRHVIDTMSLYVLDGGCAFEQAIMERGRGNPLFSFLFELGSKEHTYYVWRLYSFAQGDTLQRWRTEPFIMITGSGRWMPPLLPTTKSLEHEKVSGSTYAAGRSRRVEPERTLTDPQRDEFEDMLRSLTLERRQIRETMGFALDNADAAGEIVEVLSESLTLKETPIPSKVARLMLVSDILHNSSAPVKNASAYRTKFEATLPDIMESFNDLYISITGRITAEALKERVLKVLQVWADWFLFSDAYVNGLRATFLRSGSSGVVPFHSICGDAPEVEKKTSSEDPREGVKINQDSALAMGKGAATQELMSLPLAELERRCRHNGLSLVGGREMMVARLLSLEEAEKQRGYELDDDLKFSQNHSGSSRHSSGRSQFSVEQDLAGSSGWNHYGEDGLQSQGQVSVPLATTIPIPQPELKPFAKKEKSDPLLPASKWARDDDESDDEQKRSSRELGLSYSSSGSENAGDGAGKADDVELATDASIPLQPDSGINEEQRQKLRRLEVALIEYHESLEERGVKSLEEIERKVAIHRKRLQSEYGLLDSNEDITGNKRTSSERKDWLDDARDSKKRNRSQSRSESPSLKSTNRDRDRENDPDRDRERERNWERERPHDSESERGRNRDRDRRENSGSRDRDDHDRDRGRERNRDRRRRIK from the exons ATGGCTACAAAGGGAAAGGAATCTGATAAGAAG GAGGATGATAGGccaaaggagaaggaaaaagggaaggcTCGGAACATAGATAATTTCATGGAGGAGCTGAAGCATGAACAAGAGATGAGGGAGAGGCGAAATCAGGAACGTGAGCACTGGGGTGATGGGCGTCACAGTGAAAGTTCTGCT CCACCTAGTCGATTTGATGAACTGCCTGATGATTTTGATCCAAGTGGAAAGCTACCTGGGTCATTTGATGATGGTGATCCACAAACTACGAATCTTTATGTGGGCAATCTCTCACCTACG GTTGACGAGAATTTCCTTCTGAGGACTTTTGGTCGATTTGGGCCTATTGCTAGTGTCAAGATTATGTGGCCAAGGACAGAAGAGGAGAAAAGAAGGCAAAGAAACTGTGGTTTTGTAGCTTTCATGAATAGGGCTGATGGACAGGCTGCAAAAGATGAAATGCAAG GAGTTGTTGTTTATGAATATGAGTTGAAGATTGGATGGGGTAAATCTGTTGCTCTTCCATCCCAAGCGCTACCTGCTCCGCCACCAGGACATATGGCCATCAGGAGTAAAGAG GGTGCCACAGTAGTTTTGTCTGATCAATCGGGCCCGCCAGTCACTTCCATCCCAAATCAGAATTCTGAGCTG GTGCTAACACCAAATGTCCCTGACATAATCGTTGCTCCACCCGAGGATGAACATTTACGACATGTGATCGATACAATGTCTCTATATGTTTTGGATGGAGGATGTGCTTTTGAACAGGCTATTATGGAGAGGGGTCGTGGAAATCCTCTTTTCAGTTTCTTGTTTGAGCTGGGGTCAAAAGAACATACCTATTATGTTTGGAGGCTTTATTCGTTTGCTCAG GGTGATACTCTTCAAAGGTGGCGAACTGAACCTTTTATCATGATAACTGGCAGTGGAAG ATGGATGCCACCCCTGCTGCCAACAACAAAAAGCCTAGAGCATGAAAAGGTGTCTGGTTCTACATATGCTGCGGGAAGAAGCAGG CGTGTGGAGCCGGAGAGAACGTTGACTGATCCCCAGAGAGATGAATttgaggatatgcttcgttctCTAACATTGGAGAGACGTCAGATAAGGGAAACTATGGGTTTTGCATTGGACAATGCTGATGCGGCAGGGGAG ATAGTTGAAGTGCTGAGCGAATCTCTGACACTTAAGGAAACCCCTATTCCAAGTAAGGTTGCGAGGCTCATGCTTGTGTCAGATATTCTTCATAATAGCAGTGCTCCTGTGAAGAATGCATCTGCATACCGCACAAAGTTTGAAGCAACTTTACCCGACATAATGGAGAGCTTTAACGATTTGTATATAAGTATAACTGGAAGGATCACTGCTGAGGCCCTTAAG GAACGAGTACTGAAAGTTTTACAAGTATGGGCAGACTGGTTTTTGTTTTCGGATGCATATGTGAATGGATTACGGGCTACTTTCCTTCGATCTGGGAGCTCGGGAGTTGTCCCTTTTCATTCTATATGCGGTGATGCACCAGAAGTAGAAAAGAAGACTAGCTCTGAAGATCCCCGTGAGGGGGTTAAGATCAATCAAGATTCTGCATTGGCCATGGGCAAAGGAGCAGCTACTCAGGAGCTGATGAGTCTTCCCCTTGCTGAGCTGGAAAGACGTTGCAGACATAACGGATTATCTCTTGTTGGTGGTAGAGAAATGATGGTTGCACGATTGCTAAGTCTAGAAGAAGCAGAAAAACAGAGGGGATATGAACTAGATGATGACTTAAAGTTTTCTCAGAACCATTCGGGTTCTAGTAGGCATTCAAGTGGCAGAAGCCAATTCTCTGTTGAACAAGATTTGGCGGGATCGTCAGGTTGGAATCATTATGGTGAGGATGGGTTGCAGTCACAAGGCCAGGTCTCAGTTCCTCTGGCTACAACCATTCCGATTCCGCAGCCTGAACTAAAACCTTTcgcaaagaaagagaaaagtgATCCTCTTCTACCGGCCTCTAAATGGGCTCGAGATGATGATGAAAGTGACGATGAACAAAAGAGAAGTTCTAGGGAGTTAGGGTTGAGCTACTCCTCTTCTGGTAGTGAAAATGCTGGTGATGGTGCTGGTAAGGCTGACGATGTTGAGTTAGCAACTGATGCTAGCATTCCATTGCAACCTGACAGTGGAATAAATGAAGAGCAGAG GCAAAAGTTGAGACGTTTGGAAGTTGCCTTGATAGAATATCACGAATCGCTTGAGGAGCGAGGAGTCAAGAGTTTGGAGGAAATTGAGAGGAAAGTGGCTATCCATCGGAAACGGCTACAATCTGAGTATGGTTTACTGGATTCTAATGAAGATATTACAGGAAACA AGAGAACATCATCGGAAAGGAAGGATTGGCTGGATGATGCACGTGACTCGAAAAAGCGAAATCGTAGCCAGAGTAGAAGTGAAAGCCCTTCATTAAAATCAACGAACAGGGACCGTGATAGGGAAAATGATCCTGACAGAGACCGGGAACGTGAAAGGAACTGGGAAAGAGAAAGACCTCATGATTCAGAAAGTGAAAGAGGGAGGAACAGGGACCGAGATCGACGTGAAAATAGTGGAAGTCGAGATCGAGATGATCATGACAGGGACAGAGGCAGGGAAAGGAATAGG